One part of the Aspergillus fumigatus Af293 chromosome 7, whole genome shotgun sequence genome encodes these proteins:
- the xdhA gene encoding NAD(P)-dependent alcohol dehydrogenase: MSKSTATAQNLSFVLEGIHQVKFEDRPIPELKDPHDVLVNVKFTGICGSDVHYWEHGSIGQFVVKGPMVLGHESSGVISKVGSAVTGLKVGDRVAMEPGIPCRRCEPCKAGKYNLCEKMAFAATPPYDGTLAKFYVLPEDFCYKLPDNISLQEGALMEPLGVAVHIVKQASVTPGQSVIVFGAGPVGLLCCAVAKAFGAAKIIAVDIQKARLDFAKKYAATSTFEPAKVSAVDNADRLRKENNLGVGADVVIDASGAEPSVHTGIHVLRPGGTYVQGGMGRSEIMFPIMAACTKELAIKGSFRYGSGDYNLAVGLVASGKVNVKDLITGVVEFHDAEQAFKEVKAGKGIKTLIAGIQD; the protein is encoded by the exons ATGAGTAAATCAACAGCCACTGCCCAG AACCTGTCCTTTGTCCTCGAAGGTATTCACCAGGTCAAATTTGAAGATCGACCTATTCCAGAACTAAAAGACCCTCACGATGTACTGGTGAACGTCAAATTCACTGGTATCTGTGGCAGTGAT GTCCACTATTGGGAGCATGGTTCAATCGGCCAGTTTGTTGTGAAAGGTCCTATGGTCTTAGGGCATGAGTCCTCCGGAGTCATCAGCAAGGTCGGCTCAGCTGTCACAGGCTTGAAAGTGGGAGACCGTGTTGCCATGGAGCCAGGTATTCCATGCCGTAGATGCGAACCTTGCAAGGCTGGGAAATACAACCTCTGTGAGAAAATGGCCTTCGCAGCGACTCCACCATATGATGGCACCTTAGCCAAATTCTATGTACTTCCCGAGGACTTCTGCTACAAACTTCCCGACAATATCTCCTTACAAGAGGGGGCTCTCATGGAACCTCTAGGCGTCGCTGTTCACATCGTGAAACAAGCAAGCGTCACTCCCGGCCAGTCCGTGATCGTTTTCGGAGCCGGGCCCGTCGGACTTTTGTGCTGTGCCGTCGCAAAAGCTTTCGGCGCCGCTAAAATCATTGCTGTGGACATACAAAAGGCAAGACTTGACTTTGCCAAGAAATATGCGGCAACATCAACTTTCGAGCCCGCCAAAGTAAGCGCGGTGGACAACGCGGACCGACTGAGAAAAGAGAACAACCTGGGTGTTGGTGCAGATGTGGTTATCGACGCCTCAGGGGCTGAACCGTCTGTCCACACTGGAATTCATGTTCTGCGCCCCGGTGGCACATACGTGCAAGGTGGCATGGGCCGGAGCGAAATAATGTTTCCAATTATGGCGGCCTGCACGAAAGAGTTGGCTATCAAAGGTAGCTTTCGGTATGGGAGTGGTGACTATAACCTCGCGGTCGGCCTGGTCGCGTCCGGTAAAGTCAATGTGAAGGATCTTATCACCGGTGTGGTCGAATTCCATGACGCGGAACAGGCATTCAAGGAAGTCAAGGCCGGGAAAGGCATTAAAACACTCATTGCTGGAATCCAAGATTGA
- a CDS encoding SSH4 family protein has translation MSDRTNFQVPPPSYHASQAAWHPEQNDSGRVEPAPPPYHNWQELVPDTTTLPPPPVTGYFCSNAGNASRDDAERAHEFCDRVPLHPPAKPSAAVYGCVQRYDLRPVQPSEFHGSLTVTHPGRWKGSTRNGNGDCIITTSLPLYFPVNDSPYFTEKSKTIYFEVKLLGLRAGPGTGTADSSGLSIGFVAQPYPSWRSPGWERGSLAVFSDDGCRFVNDSWGGKQFTDAFNVNDTVGLGMVFRLPEHLSGAPGTACKRLQVDVFFTRNGQREGDWNLHEEIDQEAGGVEGLEGNYDLYGAIGLFGGVDFEVCFHPAGWLWKPSDGS, from the coding sequence ATGAGCGATCGCACCAACTTCCAGGTACCACCTCCAAGCTATCATGCTTCCCAAGCAGCATGGCATCCTGAGCAGAATGATAGCGGACGAGTcgagcctgctcctcctccatatcACAATTGGCAGGAACTGGTGCCTGACACAACAACATTGCCTCCGCCGCCGGTGACAGGCTATTTCTGTTCGAATGCTGGCAACGCATCCCGTGATGACGCAGAGCGCGCCCATGAATTCTGCGACAGGGTGCCTTTGCATCCACCGGCGAAGCCTTCGGCTGCTGTCTATGGCTGTGTACAGAGATATGACCTCCGCCCTGTGCAGCCGAGTGAGTTTCATGGTAGCCTTACTGTCACACATCCAGGTCGATGGAAGGGTTCTACGAGGAACGGGAACGGTGACTGCATAATTACCACAAGCCTGCCTCTATATTTTCCAGTTAATGATTCCCCCTATTTTACCGAAAAGAGCAAAACTATATATTTCGAGGTCAAATTGCTTGGTCTCCGTGCCGGGCCGGGAACTGGGACTGCTGATTCAAGCGGGTTATCTATCGGGTTTGTTGCGCAGCCTTATCCCTCTTGGCGGTCTCCCGGCTGGGAGAGGGGTAGCCTTGCTGTTTTCTCTGATGATGGTTGTCGCTTCGTGAATGATTCGTGGGGAGGGAAGCAATTCACAGACGCCTTCAATGTGAACGATACTGTTGGTCTAGGGATGGTCTTTCGCCTTCCAGAACATCTAAGTGGTGCTCCAGGAACCGCGTGCAAGAGACTCCAAGTCGACGTCTTCTTCACTAGGAATGggcaaagagaaggagattggAACCTCCATGAAGAAATCGACCAGGAGGCTGGAGGCGTTGAGGGATTGGAAGGAAACTATGACTTATATGGCGCCATAGGACTCTTCGGTGGAGTCGATTTCGAAGTCTGTTTTCATCCCGCTGGCTGGTTATGGAAGCCTAGTGATGGGTCATAA
- a CDS encoding putative Ras family GTPase (Rab4b) codes for MARQRGLSNASSSLSLPDGNQELESMYDYLAKVILLGPSGAGKSCVLHRFVKDEWRVLSSQTIGVEFSSKIIRLGSGPRKTRIKLQLWDTAGTERFRSVSRSYYRGAAGAILIYDISSQASFAALPTFLMDARALASPNLTVLLAGNKADLASDSVTHGDLADDSMRAPPTPSSTSSKQSSFPIDSVPGSVRSTSILGTGTRLTATYAFEGRQVSAEESAHWAAKANIPVAVEVSALTGEGVEELFNRLARIILTKIELGEIDPDDPQSGIQYGDGGLYGQGTSDGSSIRSRMTVDDNSVQLHRRNPKRRGGTRGVNNWRSNMGEWEEVFQLSGSHQKKGTGCC; via the exons ATGGCGCGCCAAAGAGGTCTGTCGAACGCTTCTTCGTCACTTTCTCTCCCCGATGGGAATCAG gagctggagagcATGTATGATTATCTGGCCAAAGTGATCCTGCTTGGGCCAAGCGGTGCCGGGAA GTCATGTGTATTACATCGATTCGTGAAGGACGAAT GGAGAGTGTTGTCATCACAAACGATCGGGGTCGAATTCTCCTCAAAAATAATCAGGCTCGGATCCGGTCCCCGAAAAACAAGGATCAAACTGCAGCTTTGGGACACCGCGGGCACAGAGAGATTTCGTTCCGTCTCAAGATCGTACTATCGCGGAGCTGCAGGCGCTATCCTGATCTACGATATATCGTCACAAGCTTCATTCGCAGCGCTTCCCACCTTTTTGATGGATGCACGTGCTCTTGCATCTCCTAACCTCACTGTTCTCCTGGCTGGAAATAAGGCAGACCTTGCGTCCGACTCCGTGACCCATGGCGATCTCGCGGATGACAGCATGAGAGCACCCCCTACTCCCTCCAGCACTAGCAGCAAGCAGTCATCATTCCCAATCGACTCGGTCCCTGGTTCCGTTCGATCTACAAGCATTCTGGGTACTGGAACAAGGCTCACGGCGACATATGCCTTTGAAGGTCGTCAAGTGAGTGCCGAAGAGTCAGCGCACTGGGCTGCCAAGGCGAATAttcctgttgctgtcgagGTGTCGGCTCTTACCGGAGAGGGCGTGGAAGAATTGTTCAACCGGTTGGCACGAATTATTCTTACCAAGATTGAGCTAGGGGAGATCGATCCCGACGATCCTCAAAGTGGCATTCAGTATGGAGATGGCGGACTGTATGGCCAGGGCACTAGCGATGGGTCGAGTATTCGAAGTCGGATGACAGTCGATGATAATTCCGTGCAACTGCATCGCAGGAATCCAAAAAGGCGGGGTGGCACTAGGGGAGTGAATAACTGGAGAAGCAACATGggagaatgggaagaggTCTTTCAACTCAGCGGCTCGCACCAAAAGAAGGGTACCGGATGCTGTTGA
- a CDS encoding FAD-binding oxidoreductase: MVGSIVLLQPWKRAVSHAVRPRTYQYRYFRTTARISANDKPQSFKNQLYESTQQRLRRERAEQERFSQYQTQSPGGRYAALTFALVFFSTGAYYLGSLKPASLPTSSTTTLFEIEPPLHNISPANLQAAWADFVEILGKENVSTEHGDLDVHSGSDWSSYTLKKDERPFLVLYPSTTEEVSRIMKVCHQRVIPVTPYSGGTSLEGHFAPTRGGVCIDFRRMNRILELHKKDLDVVVQPAVGWEDLNEELSKDGLFFPPDPGPGAMIGGMVGTGCSGTNAYRYGTMREWVLSLTVVLADGTVIKTRQRPRKSSAGYDLTRLFIGSEGTLGLVTEATLKLTVKPKSQSVAVASFPSIHNAAECVTRVVEEGIPVAGVEILDDVQMKCINDSRTTRRQWKESPTLFFKFTGTPVGVKEQIELVRKIVSSSAGQSFEFARGEDEMKELWSARKEALWSVMSMRRGPEDRVWTTDVAVPMSKLPDIIEATKQDMTESGLLAGICGHVGDGNFHAIILFNEDEKKIAEGVVHRMVKRAVEMEGTVTGEHGVGLIKRDYLQHEVGETTVDTMRRIKMALDPLRLLNCDKVVRVEQPTTVELKKW, encoded by the exons ATGGTTGGATCCATTGTCCTTCTCCAACCCTGGAAGAGGGCGGTTTCCCATGCTGTTCGGCCGAGGACTTATCAGTACCGATACTTCAGGACAACTGCTCGAATCTCAGCCAATGATAAACCGCAGTCCTTCAAGAATCAGCTGTATGAGAGTACGCAGCAGCGGTTGAGGCGGGAGCGCGCTGAGCAGGAACGGTTTTCTCAGTATCAGACTCAGTCACCAGGTGGTCGCTATGCGGCTTTGACGTTCG CATTGGTTTTCTTCTCTACTGGTGCATATTATCTAGGATCATTGAAGCCCGCTAGTCTCCCAACGTCGTCAACCACCACCCTCTTCGAAATCGAGCCGCCGCTCCACAATATCTCGCCGGCAAATTTACAGGCCGCTTGGGCAGACTTCGTTGAGATTCTTGGAAAGGAGAATGTATCCACGGAACATGGTGACCTCGATGTACATTCCGGTTCTGATTGGTCGTCGTACACTCTCAAAAAAGATGAAAGGCCTTTCCTTGTTCTCTATCCATCAACCACCGAGGAGGTTTCCCGAATTATGAAAGTCTGCCATCAACGCGTCATTCCTGTGACACCCTACTCCGGTGGTACCAGTCTGGAGGGCCATTTTGCTCCCACGAGAGGAGGCGTGTGTATCGATTTCCGCCGCATGAATCGCATCTTGGAGCTCCACAAAAAGGACCTTGATGTTGTGGTCCAGCCTGCAGTTGGGTGGGAAGACCTTAATGAGGAATTGTCTAAAGATGGCCTCTTTTTTCCGCCTGACCCGGGTCCCGGTGCTATGATTGGCGGTATGGTCGGCACTGGCTGCTCGGGGACCAATGCTTACAGATACGGCACAATGCGAGAATGGGTTCTTTCTTTGACCGTTGTCCTTGCAGATGGGACTGTTATCAAAACAAGGCAACGTCCGCGGAAATCGAGCGCCGGCTATGACCTCACCAGGCTGTTCATTGGAAGCGAAGGAACTCTTGGGCTTGTGACGGAGGCTACATTGAAGCTGACTGTCAAGCCCAAGAGTCAAAGTGTTGCTGTTGCTAGTTTCCCCTCAATCCACAACGCCGCAGAGTGTGTGACCCGCGTGGTGGAAGAAGGTATCCCAGTTGCGGGGGTGGAGATCCTTGATGACGTCCAAATGAAATGCATCAACGATAGTCGGACAACTCGTCGACAGTGGAAGGAGTCACCtactctcttcttcaaattCACAGGGACCCCTGTGGGGGTCAAAGAACAAATTGAGCTTGTTCGGAAAATCGTCTCTAGTAGTGCAGGGCAATCTTTCGAATTCGCTCGAGGGGAAGATGAAATGAAAGAACTTTGGAGTGCTCGGAAAGAGGCGCTCTGGAGTGTGATGTCCATGAGGCGAGGCCCCGAGGACCGCGTTTGGACAACTGATGTGGCAGTGCCGATGAGCAAGCTGCCCGACATAATCGAGGCAACGAAGCAGGATATGACAGAAAGCGGATTGTTAGCCGGAATTTGCGGCCATGTTGGGGATGGCAATTTTCACG CAATTATCCTGTTCAatgaggatgaaaagaaaattgcGGAAGGTGTTGTGCACCGAATGGTCAAGCGAGCAGTTGAAATGGAAGGCACAGTCACTGGCGAACACGGGGTTGGCCTCATCAAGCGGGACTATCTTCAGCATGAGGTTGGGGAAACCACGGTGGACACTATGCGGCGG ATAAAAATGGCGCTGGATCCCCTTCGTTTACTTAATTGCGACAAAGTTGTTCGAGTAGAACAACCGACGACAGTGGAACTAAAGAAGTGGTGA